agagagaggaagacaagagaaGAGAGTAGAAGGAAAGAGAATagaatgaaagagaagagaagaataaagaagagaatagaagataagagaaggaaaaataagAGAATATGTTGAAAAAGAAGAATCAGAAGAAATGGAAAATTAATCTTCAACAAATCTGACTCAGCATTAATAATTCAGGAAAGCAAACCTAGTATTAACCCAGTATTAACCCAGTATTAACCCAGTATTAACCTAGTATTAACCCAGTATTAACCTAGTATCAACTTTAGTATTAACCCAGTATTAACCTAGTACTAACCCAGTATTAACCCAGTATTAACCCAGTATTAACCTAGTATTAACCCAGTATTAACCTAGTATCAACTTTAGTATTAACCCAGTATTAACCTAGTACTAACCCAGTATTAACCCAGTATTAACCCAGTATTAATCTAGTATCAACCCAGTAATAACCCAGTATTAACCCAGTATTAATCTAGTATCAACCCAGTAATAACCCAGTATTAACCCAGTATTAACCCAGTATTAACCTAGTATTAACCCAGTATTAACCCAGTATTAACCTAGTATTAACCCAGTATTAATCTAGTATTAACCCAGTATCAACCCAGTAATAACCCAGTATTAACCCAGTATTAACCTAGTATTAACCCAGTATTAATCTATTATTAACCCAGTAATAATCTAGTATTAACCCAGTATTAACCCAGTATTAACCTAGTATTAACCCAGTATTAACCCAGTATTAACCTAGTATTAACTCAGTATTAACCCAGTATTAACCCAGTATTAACTCAGTATTAACCCAGTATTAACCCAGTATTAACTCAGTATTAACCCATTATTAACCCAGTATTAACCCAGTATTAACCCATTATTAACCCAGTATTAACCCATTATGAACAAAATGATCAACACAGTGTGAATAAGAACATGTGCCCTctgagaaagggaggagagacgatgaagaggaaagagaagatggagatgaagatggagatggagagaggaagatgaagaggacagagaagatggagatgaagatggagatggagagaggaagatgaagatgaagaggacagagaagatggagatggagatggagagaggaagatgaagaggacagagaagatggagatgaagatggagatggagagaggaagatgaagaggacagagaagatggagatggagagaggaagatgaagaggacagagaagatggagatggagatggagagaggaagatggagagaggaagatgaagaggacagagaagatggagagatggagacaggaagatgaagagaggaagatgaagaggacagagaagatgaagatggagatcTAGAGGAGCAGTTCCATCGCATGCTGGTTCCGTTTCGCTCCAGAATCTAAACACGTGGaaccaaaaaggaaaaagctcCTCGTCCGACTGCGAGGAGAAACGGTCCTCTGGCGCCATCTGGTGGCCGAGCTCTGTGACGCACTGAGGCCGTCACGTGTCCTCGACGTCACTTTCTTTATAAAGTAAAAGGTCTGAGACGAGTATGTATCTTGCCTCTTTGTAgtcttgttgtgtctcttttgtagtCAAGTCTtgcctctttgtagtctttttagTCATGTTTGCCTCTTTGTAGTTCTGTTGTCTTGTTGTAGTTGTGTCTCTtcgtagtcattttgtgtctctttaataATCTTTGTatgtctctttatagtcatgCTGTGTCCTTTAATAAAGAGGTAattcttgtgtctctttgtagtagtctttgtgtgtctttgtgtcgcTATGTAGTCAAGTCTTgcctttttgtgtctctttgtagtcacgttTCCCTCTTTGTAGTGACGTTTGCCTTTGtagtctgtctctttgtagtcatgttcagcgtctttatagtcatgttttgcctctttgtagtctgtgtctctttgtagtcatgttttgagtctttgtagtcatgtgttgagtctttgtagtcatgtagtCAAACTCCAGTAACGCTCCACAGCTTCAgttttatattataaatgaaGTATTAATTAGTAGTGACGCCAACTGTCATGACTCTGCAAATGAATATCCTTTCATCCCCCTTTTTGGTTTCTATGTTTGATTAAGAAAGGTTATTACAGGATGTTATATTAAAAGATTACATATTAAAATGTAGCCGTATTAAACAAAAAGTTCAGATCATTTTAGACTTTAAAGCTAATAATAATTAACTGATATTCCGTCATTTTGTTCATAGTTTATTGTCAAGAGTTTCAAACAAATGTTatcattggggggggggggtcacacacacacacacacagacagacacacacacacacacacacagacacacagacacacacacacacacatcctctaaTCCAGTTTTTCCTCAGCAGAAAATGGAACAcgatcaaattaaaaaaaaaagagaaaataggaCAGAATTATGttcttgcttttttatttatttatacatttaactAAATATGCCACTCTATGCTAGGGTGTAAGTAACTCAAACTGATATAAggttaaatattgttttgctcaacaaaaaaaacaaaaaaaaaagtacagaaagATATTCCATTTCATCAGCACTCAAACAAAGAGGAACAagtttttccaaaaatgtcaaaaaaaggaACTTGTTCTCGGTCGAAAAGACGAAACAATAACTCGTGCATGAGGATTAGCATAGTTAAGTGGTGTCTGGTTATAAGGGCTCCCACCAGAatcaacccctcccccccccccaaagttcatttgcaaaaaagaaaaataattaaatctaCCACTTCatgtttttccaaaaacaaatgaaaaaaaatacaattcaacATCGCGTTGCATTTCTTGTTTTAAGCAGAGACgcctgaaataaaacaaatcacgACCTGTACGTTGAATGATAAACAAACAACTAATAATTATATAtctcaaaaagaaagaaagaaaaaaaagagtcgaTTTTGGTAAGAATAAACCTTTAggagaggaaggtgtgtgtgtgtgtgtgtgtgtgtgtgtgtgtgtaactgaaCCATGTGCACAGCACAGAGTCCAAGTCGAGCTGGGGCGCAAACAATggccaaaaataataataataatgataataataataataataataataataaaaacaaatccagGTTTAATTCTGCagccagagggggggggggcactaggGGGCGCTGTTAGGGGTCTCAAGTCCACGTTTTCATCTCACCTGAATAAGGTTTATGACGAAAAATATCAAAACCGAACTGAATCTCCAAGTTGAATcgccttaaaataaaaaataaaaacacacatttccactcGTGCTGCGCATCAATATGACATCACCGATTTAAACTGTGggacaaaaataattaaaataaaaaataaaacaccatcTCTGATCGATTTATCGAGCGCTCGCTGGCAGAAATGACgcaagaaagaaaggaaattaGAACATTTCAAGAATTATTTTTCCTCCAATCTGAAAATCGAGTGACGGCTGAATCCTACCCACAAAACactaaataagaaataaattaaagaacAATTTAAAGGGGCAGTACGTCATTTACCCTCCCGACTGAACTAAATGAACACGTGGCGGTTTTTGTGGGGGAGCAAAGGACTCATTGTCTGATTCATCCCGTCGCACCCCCCCGTGGattgaaaggggggggggggggggggcatgtgagCAGAGGCAGGGATTGGCTGTATCGTCCTCCACGGTCAAGCAGTAGAAACGGAGCTGATCGCCACGACGACCTCAcaagggtttaaaaaaaggaaaaagaaaactcagCCCACAAGAGCATCCTCGGACagcctcaccacacacacacacacacacacacactcacacacacactcacacactgctgctgctgctggtaccGTGCACGGCTAGGGATGCTGCACGCAGACCTACGTGGAGGTGGAAGAAGACGTTaaatacaggaggaggaggaggaggaggaggtttgaTACTCCAACCCCTCCATGACGACCTGAGGAGTGGTGGTGGGGTAGAGCCGGACCCCTTCGACcaagagagggggaaagaaaactaATCAGGATCAGTTCAGCCAAACGCTCCTGTTCATTTTCCatgaatgagaaaataaaattaaatagtgtgtgtgtgtgtgtgtgtgtgtggggggggggggggataccatGGCGATAGACATGTGCATAATGTACAACTAACTGAATAAGTCTCTGCGGTCTCCCTTCCTCTGAAGACAGGAggtggggggaaggggggtcaggttaagtttgtgtgtgtgtgtgtgtgtgtgtgtgtgtgtgtgtgtgtgtgtgtgtgtgtgtgtgtgagagagatactgaacgtgcccccccccccccccctccaaaacgGACACCCCAACACAGGAAGTTGAGGACATCAACGGGGCGTCAAGCTCAGATCCAGAATCTTccggggggggggcagatgcAGGATGTTACAACAGTGGTtccctccccccatcccccatccccCCATGTGTCATTCCTCCtagctctccttcctccttcctcctcctctccatcaggaGCACTCCTCCCCGATGCGTTGGCAGGACCGGCCCACCTTGCGGTCCAGCTTCACCATCTTGAGGACGGCCTCCTCGCGGCCGCGGCCCAGGTGGTCGAACAGGCAGTCGTGTTGCTCGGGGAGACGGTGCAGCATGCAGAACACGTAGCCTGGGAGGCGGAGacgggggggggaagaaaaccCACAACGGTGaaggcaggaagtgacacaATTGAGTGGAAATTTGACTAAATTGTCTTTTATTATCTTATAAATCCACAAACGTCACTGATAGATGAAATTATTTTGGGGGATTTAACAGCGTTAACGGACTGTGCCTCGGCGGCCATGTTGGTACTGACCACAGCGACAGGAGCCCAGTTCCTGCTGCACCAGTTCTAGTTTGGTTTGGCAGCGGTAGCAGCGCCGGCGGTTCTTCTGCTTGGGCGTCCCGCGGGCCTCCTCGCCggccccaccctcctcctcgtcctcctcgtcgtccgcCCGCGACCGTTTCTCCGGCGTCGCCTCGCACTCGGAGCCCGACGCTGAAAGTAAAACGTAAAGATTGTgggttaaggggggggggggagggagggtcTCGCTGTGGGGGGGGCGGagctagggggggggggggcgaccgTACCTGATTCTCGAGGACGTTTTGTGGGTgtgcagagtgtgtgagtgccTTGGGCTGTTTCTGTGGACGACGATCCTGCAGATGGAAAACAGAGACATGTGAGACAGGATGTTACCTTTAACAAAAGACTCCGCCCCTTTAAGGGGAGAGAAGGATAATTAACACCCCTACAGCGTTCTGTGAACGTGGTCATTGGTCGTGGAAATTAGTGAATTAATCCTCTTTTAGTCTCACAGAATAAGGCCGTCACACAGAAACATCTGGACTGTCTATTGTTTCTGTATGCGAGACCCAGTTGTCCCAGTACTATGCGTCACTTTGTACTGGGGGGGCGTTCCAGACTGGTCCCTACGGAGGAACTCTAACGTCTGGAGGAACTCTCTGGAGAGCTGCAGTGttattaataaatactttattgaCGTCAGCCTGCGAGTTCTTCTGTGTTCTTTCATACTGGGACCCGTCTTACCGTCCCTGGTGCCGGTAAACGCGGGCGAGGGCTCTTCGGTCGGCGGCTGCTCGGCGCCGGAGGGCGGCGACAACGACGACAACAAAGGGGAGTGGCTACTGCTGCTCGTCTCGCTGCTGAAGACCGACGATTGGCTACTCCCGGTGCTCTGGAGGGGCTTGGAGGGGCAGTCCTCCCCCGGCTGCTTCTTCTGGATGTCTGTGGCGGAGGCGGAGACGGAGGCGGAGTCAAAACGGGTCAAATCTGGACCGTTTACGGCGGATGGTTCAGAAATACAACCACCTCGTCTGTGATGACAAGTTATACGGAGccatctaaccctaaccccccaacccactaactctctaaccctaaccccccaaccctaaccccccaacccactaactctctaaccctaacccaaccctaaccccccaaCCCACTAACCCCCTAActctctaaccctaaccccccaacccactaactctctaaccctaaccccccaacCCTCTAActctctaaccctaaccccccaacCTTCTAActctctaaccctaacccccaaCCCACTAActctctaaccctaaccccccaacCCTCTAACTCTCTAACCCTCCAACCCACTAActctctaaccctaaccccccaacCTTCTAActctctaaccctaaccccccaacccactaactctctaaccctaacccccaaCCCACTAActctctaaccctaaccccccaacccactaactctctaaccctaaccccccaacCCACTAACCCTCTAACCCCCCAACCCACTAACCCCCTAActctctaaccctaaccccccaacccactaaccctaaccccccaacccactaaccctaactctctaaccctaaccccccaacCCACTAACACTAActctctaaccctaaccccccaaccccctaactctctaaccctaaccccccaacCCACTAACCCTCTAActctctaaccctaaccccccaacCCACTAACTCTCTAACCCTAATCCACTAACACCCCAACCCCCAAAAAATCCCCCCTAAATCCATTACACTGGTCCTTTAAAAAGAGTTTCagtttaaacattattttttaaatgaaaccatATTAATATGAACTATTAGAAACTCTAAATTGAGCATGCGCCTCATCCCTTAAGGTCCGCTGTGCTCGCTGGTTGCCATGGCCACGACAGCCAGGGCTGCAGAGCACCAACTTTAAAGTGAGACACTCTTTTCCTAGAGTGACTTCTTAGCATAGTTAGCATTGCTAGCTTAAAATCAGTGGGTACACCGAGCGTCTACGTATAATAACAAAGCCAGACCACCCGTTTCCCCATAGACTACTATTGCAAAAGAGAGGTGTGCAAAACTTGT
The nucleotide sequence above comes from Cyclopterus lumpus isolate fCycLum1 chromosome 24, fCycLum1.pri, whole genome shotgun sequence. Encoded proteins:
- the LOC117727809 gene encoding AN1-type zinc finger protein 3-like → MGDTSERSKAQSLPPRCPCGFWGSSDTMNLCSKCFTDIQKKQPGEDCPSKPLQSTGSSQSSVFSSETSSSSHSPLLSSLSPPSGAEQPPTEEPSPAFTGTRDGSSSTETAQGTHTLCTPTKRPRESASGSECEATPEKRSRADDEEDEEEGGAGEEARGTPKQKNRRRCYRCQTKLELVQQELGSCRCGYVFCMLHRLPEQHDCLFDHLGRGREEAVLKMVKLDRKVGRSCQRIGEECS